A part of Azospirillum thermophilum genomic DNA contains:
- the tgt gene encoding tRNA guanosine(34) transglycosylase Tgt, whose translation MTGIGFELLTTDGRARRGRVATAHGVINTPAFMPVGTAGTVKAMTTEAVASTGAEILLGNTYHLMLRPTAERVAQLGGLHRFMNWDKPILTDSGGFQVMSLSDLRTMTEEGVTFKSHLDGTRYHLTPERSIEIQHLLDSNITMCLDECTPFPATEAQAASSMRLSMRWAKRCKDAFRERPGYGLFGIVQGSVYPELRAESVAALGDIGFDGYAIGGLAVGEGQETMFTVLDFTEPLMVKDRPRYLMGVGRPSDLIGAVRRGVDMFDCVMPTRSGRTGQAFVRRGTINIRNARHAHDERPLDAECGCPACRNHTRAYLHHLFKAGEMLGPMLLTWHNLHYYQDLMRELRTAIEEHRFEEVAAALEARLLEGDIEATPDPLPLPNRKAGKQPLPG comes from the coding sequence ATGACCGGGATCGGCTTCGAGCTTCTGACCACCGACGGCCGCGCCCGGCGCGGACGCGTCGCCACCGCCCACGGCGTCATCAACACGCCGGCCTTCATGCCGGTGGGGACCGCCGGGACGGTGAAGGCGATGACGACCGAGGCGGTCGCCTCCACCGGCGCCGAGATCCTGCTGGGCAACACCTACCACCTGATGCTGCGCCCGACCGCGGAGCGGGTGGCCCAGCTCGGCGGCCTGCACCGCTTCATGAACTGGGACAAGCCGATCCTGACCGACAGCGGCGGCTTCCAGGTCATGTCCCTGTCCGACCTGCGCACCATGACCGAGGAGGGGGTGACCTTCAAATCCCACCTCGACGGCACGCGCTACCACCTGACGCCGGAACGCTCCATCGAGATCCAGCACCTGCTGGACAGCAACATCACCATGTGCCTGGACGAGTGCACGCCCTTCCCGGCGACGGAAGCGCAGGCGGCCTCCTCCATGCGGCTGTCGATGCGCTGGGCGAAGCGCTGCAAGGACGCCTTCCGGGAGCGGCCGGGCTACGGGCTGTTCGGCATCGTCCAGGGCAGCGTCTATCCCGAACTGCGGGCGGAGAGCGTGGCGGCCCTGGGCGACATCGGCTTCGACGGCTACGCCATCGGCGGGCTGGCGGTCGGCGAGGGGCAGGAGACGATGTTCACCGTCCTCGACTTCACCGAGCCGCTGATGGTCAAGGACCGCCCGCGCTACCTGATGGGCGTCGGCCGGCCGAGCGACCTGATCGGCGCGGTGCGGCGCGGCGTGGACATGTTCGACTGCGTGATGCCCACCCGCTCCGGCCGGACGGGGCAGGCCTTCGTCCGCCGCGGCACCATCAACATCCGCAACGCCCGCCACGCCCATGACGAGCGCCCGCTGGACGCCGAGTGCGGCTGCCCGGCCTGCCGCAACCACACCCGCGCCTATCTCCACCATCTCTTCAAGGCGGGGGAGATGCTGGGGCCGATGCTGCTGACCTGGCACAACCTGCACTATTACCAGGACCTGATGCGCGAGCTGCGCACCGCCATCGAGGAGCACCGCTTCGAGGAGGTCGCGGCCGCCCTGGAGGCCCGCCTTCTCGAAGGCGACATCGAGGCGACCCCCGACCCGCTGCCGCTGCCCAACCGCAAGGCCGGCAAGCAGCCGTTGCCGGGCTGA
- a CDS encoding toxin-antitoxin system TumE family protein has translation MAQYANMGAMLLIRRRVVFGNRDFAELVVWRVPEPVPPSTHGFKYRLVYIVEGRRVVGFDNERGKGDHLHLGDQEQPYAFSDVETLVADFLGAVADWRAENGKA, from the coding sequence TTGGCGCAGTATGCCAACATGGGTGCGATGCTGTTGATCCGCCGGCGCGTCGTCTTCGGCAACCGGGACTTTGCCGAGCTTGTCGTGTGGCGGGTACCGGAACCGGTGCCGCCGAGCACGCATGGCTTCAAGTATCGGCTGGTCTACATTGTCGAGGGAAGACGGGTCGTCGGCTTCGACAATGAACGTGGGAAGGGCGATCACCTGCATCTTGGCGATCAAGAGCAGCCATACGCGTTTTCGGACGTGGAAACCCTTGTCGCGGATTTCCTCGGAGCCGTTGCCGACTGGAGGGCCGAGAATGGAAAAGCGTGA
- the queF gene encoding preQ(1) synthase, with product MTDSLYAGLTQLGGATVQPKTPEEAVLERVPNPNPGDRYVVRFTSPEFTSLCPITGQPDFAHLVIDYIPGDWLVESKSLKLFLTSFRNHGAFHEACTVGIGKRLVAELAPVWLRIGGYWYPRGGIPIDVFFSTGEPPAGVWIPAQEVQPYRGRG from the coding sequence ATGACCGATTCCCTCTACGCCGGCCTGACGCAGCTCGGCGGCGCCACCGTCCAGCCGAAGACGCCGGAGGAGGCGGTGCTGGAACGGGTGCCCAACCCGAACCCCGGCGACCGCTACGTCGTCCGCTTCACGTCGCCGGAGTTCACCTCGCTCTGCCCCATCACCGGGCAGCCGGACTTCGCCCATCTGGTGATCGACTACATCCCCGGCGACTGGCTGGTGGAGAGCAAGTCGCTGAAGCTGTTCCTCACCAGCTTCCGCAACCACGGCGCCTTCCACGAGGCCTGCACGGTCGGCATCGGCAAGCGGCTGGTGGCCGAGCTGGCGCCGGTCTGGCTGCGCATCGGCGGCTACTGGTACCCGCGCGGCGGCATCCCCATCGACGTCTTCTTCTCGACCGGCGAGCCGCCGGCCGGCGTCTGGATCCCGGCGCAGGAGGTGCAGCCCTACCGTGGCCGCGGCTGA
- the queG gene encoding tRNA epoxyqueuosine(34) reductase QueG, protein MAAADPARSDPRRIREAIRDRALALGFDAVGFAPAELGPEARERLADYVRQGRHGDMGWMAERTEQRSHPRGLWPEARTAIVLGTSYAPHDDPRRLLDHPDRAVVSVYARNRDYHDLVKGRLKTLGQWLAHSYKAELKVFVDTAPVMEKPLAERAGLGWQGKHTNLVSRDHGSWLFLGEVYTTLELPPDPPGADRCGSCTRCQDACPTAAFPAPYQLDARRCISYLTIEHKGPIPEELRPLMGNRIYGCDDCLAACPWNKFARATREPAFLPRAELTAPRLADLAELDDPGFRQVFSGSPIKRIGRDRFVRNVLIAIGNSGDPALRPAAERRLHDESELVRDAAGWAVARLAG, encoded by the coding sequence GTGGCCGCGGCTGATCCCGCCAGGAGCGACCCGCGGCGCATCCGCGAGGCGATCCGCGACCGGGCACTGGCGCTGGGCTTCGACGCCGTCGGCTTCGCCCCGGCCGAACTCGGCCCGGAGGCGCGCGAGCGGCTGGCCGACTATGTGCGGCAGGGCCGCCACGGCGACATGGGCTGGATGGCCGAGCGGACGGAGCAGCGCAGCCATCCCCGCGGGCTGTGGCCGGAGGCGCGCACCGCCATCGTGCTCGGCACCAGCTACGCCCCGCACGACGACCCGCGCCGCCTGCTCGACCATCCCGACCGCGCCGTCGTCTCGGTCTATGCCCGCAACCGCGACTACCATGATCTGGTCAAGGGCCGGCTGAAGACGCTCGGCCAGTGGCTCGCCCACAGCTACAAGGCGGAGCTCAAGGTCTTCGTCGACACCGCCCCCGTCATGGAGAAGCCGCTGGCGGAGCGCGCCGGCCTCGGCTGGCAGGGCAAGCACACCAACCTCGTGTCGCGCGACCACGGGTCCTGGCTGTTCCTCGGCGAGGTCTATACGACGCTGGAGCTGCCGCCCGACCCGCCGGGGGCCGACCGCTGCGGCTCCTGCACCCGCTGCCAGGACGCCTGCCCGACCGCCGCCTTCCCCGCCCCCTACCAGCTCGACGCGCGGCGCTGCATCTCCTACCTGACGATCGAGCACAAGGGGCCGATCCCGGAGGAGCTGCGCCCGCTGATGGGCAACCGCATCTACGGCTGCGACGACTGCCTCGCCGCCTGCCCGTGGAACAAGTTCGCCCGGGCGACGCGCGAGCCCGCCTTCCTGCCGCGGGCGGAACTGACCGCGCCGCGGCTGGCCGACCTCGCCGAGCTCGACGATCCCGGCTTCCGGCAGGTCTTCAGCGGCTCGCCGATCAAGCGGATCGGGCGGGACCGCTTCGTGCGCAACGTGCTGATCGCCATCGGCAATTCCGGCGACCCGGCGCTGCGTCCGGCGGCGGAGCGGCGGCTCCATGACGAGAGCGAGCTGGTGCGCGACGCCGCCGGCTGGGCGGTTGCCCGGCTCGCCGGTTAA
- a CDS encoding acyl-CoA synthetase, giving the protein MTNPYETNLDQNAANTTPLSPLSFLRRTAAVYPKRVAVVHGTLRRTWAETYERCVRLASALAKRGIGLGDTVALMAPNTPEAFEAHFGVPMAGAVLNALNIRLDAEALAFILEHGEAKVLLTDREFSPVIAKALAAVEPSRRPVVIDIDDPLAKGGSLIGEQTYEQFLETGDPAFDWPMPADEWQAIALNYTSGTTGNPKGVVYHHRGAYLNAMGNVVTWALPHHPVYLWTLPMFHCNGWCFPWTVTLMAGTNVCLRAVTAKGIYDALADEGVTHLCGAPIIMGLLVNAPADQKRDIPRGIRMMTAGAAPPAAVIEATERMGFQVTHVYGLTEVYGPVTICAWHDEWDALPMEERAALKARQGVNYATLEGLMVADPTTLQPVRMDGATLGEVFMRGNTVMKGYLKNAKATEEAFAGGWFHTGDLGVWHPDGYIELKDRSKDIIISGGENISTIEVEGVLYKHPAVLEAAVVARPDEKWGETPCAFVTLRDGAAVTEEDIIKYCRENLAHFKCPRTVVFTALPKTSTGKIQKYVLREQARALNGQKG; this is encoded by the coding sequence GTGACGAACCCCTACGAAACCAATCTCGACCAGAACGCCGCCAACACGACGCCGCTGTCGCCGCTGTCCTTCCTGCGCCGCACCGCCGCCGTCTATCCCAAGCGCGTCGCGGTGGTCCACGGCACGCTGCGCCGGACCTGGGCCGAGACCTACGAGCGCTGCGTGCGGCTCGCCTCGGCGCTGGCGAAGCGCGGCATCGGGCTCGGCGACACGGTCGCCCTGATGGCGCCCAACACGCCGGAGGCCTTCGAGGCGCATTTCGGCGTGCCGATGGCCGGGGCGGTGCTGAACGCCCTGAACATCCGCCTGGACGCCGAGGCGCTGGCCTTCATCCTGGAGCATGGCGAGGCGAAGGTCCTGTTGACCGACCGCGAATTCTCGCCGGTGATCGCCAAGGCGCTGGCCGCCGTCGAACCGTCGCGCCGGCCGGTCGTCATCGACATCGACGACCCGCTGGCCAAGGGCGGCAGCCTGATCGGCGAGCAGACCTACGAACAGTTCCTGGAGACCGGCGATCCCGCCTTCGACTGGCCGATGCCGGCCGACGAGTGGCAGGCCATCGCGCTCAACTACACCTCCGGCACCACCGGCAACCCGAAGGGCGTCGTCTACCACCACCGCGGCGCCTACCTGAACGCCATGGGCAACGTGGTGACCTGGGCGCTGCCGCACCATCCGGTCTATCTCTGGACCCTGCCGATGTTCCACTGCAACGGCTGGTGCTTCCCCTGGACGGTCACGCTGATGGCCGGCACCAACGTCTGCCTGCGCGCCGTCACCGCCAAGGGCATCTACGACGCGCTGGCGGACGAGGGCGTCACCCACCTGTGCGGCGCGCCGATCATCATGGGCCTGCTGGTCAACGCCCCGGCCGACCAGAAGCGCGACATCCCGCGCGGCATCAGGATGATGACCGCCGGCGCCGCCCCGCCCGCCGCCGTCATCGAGGCGACGGAGCGCATGGGCTTCCAGGTCACCCACGTCTACGGCCTGACCGAGGTCTACGGCCCGGTCACCATCTGCGCCTGGCACGACGAGTGGGACGCCCTGCCGATGGAGGAGCGGGCGGCGCTGAAGGCCCGCCAGGGCGTGAACTACGCCACGCTGGAAGGGCTGATGGTCGCCGACCCGACGACCCTGCAGCCGGTCCGCATGGACGGCGCCACGCTCGGCGAGGTCTTCATGCGCGGCAACACCGTGATGAAGGGCTACCTGAAGAACGCCAAGGCGACGGAGGAGGCCTTCGCCGGCGGCTGGTTCCACACCGGCGACCTCGGCGTCTGGCATCCCGACGGCTACATCGAGCTGAAGGACCGCTCCAAGGACATCATCATCTCCGGCGGCGAGAACATCTCCACCATCGAGGTCGAGGGCGTCCTCTACAAGCATCCGGCCGTGCTGGAGGCCGCGGTGGTCGCCCGCCCGGACGAGAAGTGGGGCGAGACGCCCTGCGCCTTCGTCACGCTGCGCGACGGCGCCGCGGTGACCGAGGAGGACATCATCAAGTACTGCCGCGAGAACCTCGCCCACTTCAAATGCCCGCGCACCGTCGTCTTCACCGCCCTGCCGAAGACCTCCACGGGCAAGATCCAGAAATATGTGCTGCGCGAGCAGGCCCGCGCCCTGAACGGGCAGAAGGGTTGA
- a CDS encoding GNAT family N-acetyltransferase produces the protein MTPDGYGPLGPADRDSAARLARLGFGHPRELFDRYAALFGEETLRGVRAADGTVAGCAAVWTMAQWFGGRPVPARAVAMVAVDPALRGRGIGSGLMRGVLAEAAADGAALSVLHPATLPFYARLGYGRGGVTVGWSAPPAALDAGPVEDGRILPGDPRDAAPLAVLRRRLLAEETGLPERTEAMWTLALSPDGEPAEVFLLAGPDGPEGYIAVAPPRDRQLVVADCCLPTRRAIRLAMGLLAGYRAQVETVRWLGGPEDPIALLSREIGVRPDSRKSGCCALWTCAGPWRCAAIPATCRAGW, from the coding sequence GTGACGCCCGACGGCTACGGGCCGCTGGGACCGGCGGACCGCGACTCCGCCGCCCGGCTGGCCCGGCTGGGCTTCGGCCACCCGCGCGAGCTGTTCGACCGCTACGCCGCCCTGTTCGGCGAGGAGACGCTGCGCGGGGTCCGCGCGGCGGACGGCACGGTCGCCGGCTGCGCGGCGGTCTGGACCATGGCGCAGTGGTTCGGCGGTCGTCCGGTCCCGGCCCGGGCGGTCGCCATGGTCGCCGTCGATCCGGCCCTGCGCGGGCGCGGGATCGGCAGCGGCCTGATGCGCGGCGTGCTGGCGGAGGCCGCGGCGGACGGCGCCGCCCTGTCCGTCCTGCACCCGGCCACCCTTCCCTTCTATGCCCGGCTCGGCTACGGCCGCGGCGGCGTGACCGTCGGCTGGTCGGCGCCGCCCGCCGCACTGGACGCCGGCCCGGTCGAGGACGGCCGGATCCTGCCGGGCGACCCGCGCGACGCCGCCCCGCTCGCCGTCCTCCGCCGCCGCCTGCTGGCGGAGGAGACCGGGCTGCCGGAGCGGACGGAGGCCATGTGGACGCTGGCCCTGTCGCCGGACGGGGAGCCGGCGGAGGTCTTCCTCCTCGCCGGCCCCGACGGACCGGAAGGCTACATCGCCGTGGCGCCGCCGCGCGACCGGCAGCTCGTCGTCGCCGACTGCTGCCTGCCGACGCGGCGGGCGATCCGGCTGGCGATGGGGCTGCTGGCCGGCTATCGCGCCCAGGTGGAGACCGTCCGCTGGCTCGGCGGACCGGAGGATCCGATCGCCCTGCTCTCCCGTGAGATCGGGGTCCGCCCTGACTCGCGGAAGAGTGGCTGCTGCGCATTGTGGACGTGCGCCGGGCCCTGGCGGTGCGCGGCTATCCCCGCGACCTGTCGGGCCGGCTGGTGA
- a CDS encoding sterol carrier protein domain-containing protein yields the protein MRGYPRDLSGRLVIAVTDPLLAHNTGRFAVEVTNGCAGIGKVGDEEPAGLTLGIASLASLYSGHTGVLRLQQTGLLHGEPASITLAARLFHNGYPWMTDRF from the coding sequence GTGCGCGGCTATCCCCGCGACCTGTCGGGCCGGCTGGTGATCGCGGTGACCGATCCGCTGCTGGCCCACAACACCGGCCGCTTCGCCGTCGAAGTGACCAACGGTTGTGCCGGCATCGGCAAGGTCGGAGATGAGGAACCGGCTGGACTGACGCTCGGGATCGCCTCCCTCGCCAGCCTCTATTCCGGCCACACGGGAGTGTTGCGCCTGCAACAGACCGGTTTGCTGCATGGCGAACCGGCCTCGATCACTCTCGCTGCGCGTTTATTCCACAACGGATACCCGTGGATGACCGATCGTTTCTGA
- a CDS encoding methyl-accepting chemotaxis protein — translation MGRLAEGDLDVAIPGGDRKDELRAMAQAMLIFKDNALEMRRMEREREEMRQQIDADRRRTMNEFANGFEQAVSGVVVSLTESASMLGRDAQEMSSDAALTTAKSNAVASASEQATTNVQTVAAAAEELSASIAEISRQLNDSSSVAVGAAQKATQTNAIVEGLSHAADRIGQVVGLIGEIAEQTNLLALNATIEAARAGEAGKGFAVVATEVKNLAGQTAKATEEISSQVAEMQAATTGAVEAIRTISDAVTNISRTVTDIARSVEQQGSATREIAQNVQQAAEGTQEVMHHIAEVTTAASKTGGAADAVLQASRLLAQQADRLRGEVHGFLDKVRSA, via the coding sequence ATGGGCCGTCTGGCCGAAGGCGACCTGGACGTCGCCATTCCCGGCGGCGACCGCAAGGACGAGCTGCGCGCGATGGCGCAGGCCATGCTGATCTTCAAGGACAACGCGCTCGAGATGCGGCGGATGGAGCGCGAGCGGGAGGAGATGCGCCAGCAGATCGACGCCGACCGCCGCCGCACCATGAACGAGTTCGCCAACGGCTTCGAGCAGGCGGTGTCCGGGGTCGTCGTCTCGCTGACCGAATCCGCCAGCATGCTGGGCCGCGACGCGCAGGAGATGTCGTCCGACGCCGCCCTGACCACCGCCAAGTCCAACGCCGTCGCCAGCGCGTCGGAGCAGGCGACGACCAACGTCCAGACGGTCGCCGCCGCCGCGGAGGAGCTGTCGGCCTCCATCGCCGAGATCTCGCGCCAGCTCAACGACAGCTCCAGCGTCGCCGTCGGGGCCGCCCAGAAGGCCACCCAGACCAACGCCATCGTCGAGGGGCTGTCCCATGCCGCCGACCGGATCGGGCAGGTCGTCGGGCTGATCGGGGAGATCGCCGAGCAGACCAACCTGCTGGCGCTGAACGCCACCATCGAGGCGGCGCGGGCCGGCGAGGCCGGGAAGGGCTTCGCCGTGGTGGCGACGGAGGTCAAGAACCTCGCCGGCCAGACCGCCAAGGCGACCGAGGAGATCTCCAGCCAGGTCGCCGAGATGCAGGCCGCCACCACCGGTGCGGTGGAGGCCATCCGCACCATCTCCGACGCGGTCACCAACATCAGCCGCACGGTGACCGACATCGCCCGCTCCGTCGAACAGCAGGGCAGCGCCACCCGCGAGATCGCCCAGAACGTCCAGCAGGCCGCCGAAGGCACGCAGGAGGTGATGCATCACATCGCCGAGGTAACGACCGCCGCCTCCAAGACCGGCGGCGCGGCGGACGCCGTTCTGCAGGCCAGCCGCCTGCTCGCCCAGCAGGCCGACCGGCTGCGCGGCGAGGTCCACGGCTTCCTCGACAAGGTGCGCTCCGCCTGA